A window of Mycolicibacterium fluoranthenivorans contains these coding sequences:
- a CDS encoding class I SAM-dependent methyltransferase, with amino-acid sequence MTTWSAGRYESVAEHIAPIAARIVAALGPLHGADVIDVACGTGSAALAAAAAGAKVTGVDITPELLAIAAAKPGGDAVRWVAADASATGLPAAEFDAAVSNMGLIFVEPGAMVAELTRLLRPGGVLGFSTWVRAADNPFYNPIVEVLGPPPPAAYGPDQWGEPGTAEARLAGDFTDIHVESGVLTWQFESTEQAMRFLTRESPIHLSILGQLEDGTRSRLLDAFTSAFSAHAGPGGVTFDSPYAVVTAVRR; translated from the coding sequence GTGACGACCTGGTCCGCGGGACGGTATGAATCCGTCGCCGAACACATCGCCCCGATCGCCGCGCGCATCGTCGCAGCGCTGGGACCACTGCACGGTGCCGACGTGATCGACGTGGCCTGCGGGACCGGCAGCGCGGCGCTGGCCGCCGCCGCCGCGGGTGCGAAGGTCACCGGGGTGGACATCACGCCCGAACTGTTGGCGATCGCCGCCGCGAAACCCGGCGGTGACGCCGTGCGCTGGGTGGCCGCCGACGCCAGCGCCACCGGGCTGCCCGCTGCCGAATTCGATGCCGCCGTGTCGAATATGGGCCTCATCTTCGTCGAACCCGGCGCCATGGTCGCCGAACTGACCCGGTTGCTGCGCCCCGGCGGCGTACTCGGCTTCTCCACCTGGGTGCGCGCTGCCGACAACCCGTTCTACAACCCGATCGTGGAGGTGCTCGGGCCGCCGCCACCCGCCGCATACGGTCCCGACCAGTGGGGTGAGCCGGGCACCGCCGAGGCTCGACTGGCCGGCGATTTCACCGATATCCACGTCGAATCCGGTGTGCTCACATGGCAATTCGAATCAACCGAGCAGGCGATGCGGTTCCTCACCCGGGAATCGCCGATACACCTGTCGATCCTGGGTCAGCTCGAGGACGGGACGCGGTCCCGGCTGCTGGACGCGTTCACCTCGGCGTTCTCCGCGCACGCCGGACCCGGTGGGGTGACCTTCGATTCGCCCTATGCGGTGGTGACCGCCGTCCGACGCTGA
- a CDS encoding DUF7059 domain-containing protein, protein MTPDLVDALGADLRAAGYTVDGVADLLGADAHAALGRGVWWPALRACDAAGGPLATLVRLFLLGAQETPERVAAAFPSAGLAALTAEGVLQDTGDTVRAILDIRPHSDGARDFLVVSDQDAAVRSGPVQPDQVLGIGGASMSLARAVVRTPARRALDLGTGCGIQALHLDAHCTEIVATDTNERALTLAAATARLNGMTWDLRRGSLFEPVSGERFDLIVSNPPFVVGVGSQDYIYRDSGMAGDALCRTIVEQIGDHLNPGGTAFVMANWIVQGEDWRPRVQGWLAGTGLHAWVVQRELADPVSYVSLWLADAGEEPEQAAARGGAWLDWFAEQGVTGIGMGLIALRVPRPGEEAEQTCEEILDEPVTGAEVDAFFARRAYLRDTTDADLLAARLSTAPVILEERSLPGPEGWQQVSAAVRRPGGPAAVIGVDDVLRALLAGCRGEVPLGTLLQLLATHHGVDADALAEAALPEIREAIGRGILYQAG, encoded by the coding sequence GTGACCCCCGACCTGGTCGATGCTCTCGGTGCAGACCTGCGCGCGGCCGGCTACACCGTCGACGGCGTCGCCGACCTGCTGGGCGCCGACGCGCACGCCGCACTCGGCAGGGGCGTGTGGTGGCCCGCATTGCGTGCCTGCGACGCGGCCGGTGGGCCGCTGGCCACGTTGGTGCGGCTGTTCCTGCTCGGTGCGCAGGAGACCCCTGAGCGGGTCGCGGCGGCGTTCCCCAGCGCTGGACTGGCGGCGCTGACGGCCGAGGGTGTCCTGCAGGACACCGGCGACACCGTCCGCGCGATCCTCGACATCCGGCCCCATTCCGACGGGGCTCGCGACTTTCTCGTGGTGTCCGATCAGGATGCCGCCGTGCGCAGCGGGCCCGTCCAGCCCGACCAGGTCCTCGGTATCGGCGGCGCCTCGATGTCCCTGGCCCGTGCCGTGGTGCGCACACCCGCGCGACGTGCACTCGATCTCGGCACCGGCTGCGGCATCCAGGCCCTGCACCTGGATGCGCACTGTACGGAGATCGTGGCGACCGATACCAATGAGCGGGCGTTGACGCTGGCCGCGGCTACTGCGCGTCTCAACGGCATGACGTGGGATCTGCGGCGCGGCAGCCTGTTCGAGCCGGTTTCGGGGGAGCGGTTCGACCTGATCGTGTCGAACCCGCCGTTCGTGGTGGGCGTCGGGTCTCAGGACTATATCTACCGCGACTCCGGCATGGCCGGAGATGCGTTGTGCCGCACCATCGTCGAACAGATCGGCGACCATCTGAATCCCGGCGGTACTGCCTTTGTCATGGCCAATTGGATTGTCCAGGGCGAGGATTGGCGTCCCCGCGTGCAGGGTTGGCTGGCCGGCACCGGACTGCATGCCTGGGTGGTGCAGCGCGAACTGGCCGACCCGGTCAGCTATGTCTCGCTGTGGCTGGCCGATGCCGGTGAGGAACCCGAGCAGGCCGCGGCGCGGGGTGGTGCGTGGCTGGACTGGTTCGCCGAACAGGGCGTCACCGGTATCGGCATGGGGCTGATCGCCTTGCGCGTGCCCCGTCCCGGGGAAGAGGCGGAACAGACGTGTGAGGAAATTCTCGACGAGCCGGTCACGGGAGCCGAAGTCGACGCCTTCTTCGCGCGCCGCGCCTACCTGCGCGACACCACCGATGCGGACCTGCTGGCGGCGAGATTGTCGACGGCGCCGGTGATTCTGGAGGAGCGGTCGCTGCCCGGTCCCGAAGGCTGGCAGCAGGTGAGTGCGGCGGTGCGCAGGCCCGGCGGGCCGGCCGCGGTGATCGGCGTCGACGACGTGTTGCGGGCCCTGCTGGCCGGATGCCGCGGCGAGGTGCCACTCGGCACGTTGCTGCAACTGCTGGCCACCCACCACGGTGTCGACGCCGACGCGCTGGCCGAAGCCGCGCTGCCCGAGATCCGCGAGGCCATCGGCCGCGGAATCCTCTACCAGGCAGGCTGA